A single Paenibacillus sp. FSL R5-0517 DNA region contains:
- a CDS encoding helix-turn-helix domain-containing protein, with protein MEYINHGKSEIDKRLLHKKSSSHSIFVVTSGKGSIVYSDREFHLEKGMIMFVPAGTPIKIEGPPWTENNLQYYKLDLVVAEVKEDISDHSPTIITTERQEFLKGIEAQEALPFIQLSYSPWSSCLEALEQMLRQQVTGDWLKQWEVQLRFQEWFRALLRQSDPETDAPDDRARLQSSIRYIDDHYDLTITVDELAADIGLTRASYTRQFKRMTGKLPLDYVNTVRLERSKQLLQLTDDRIHEIAQNVGFSSEYYFGRRFKQYAGISPGLYRRHHRQEVRVFAPYLEDFVLALGVKPVLQYSHHSWGRQHYLGLDDVPEFDVSQQDAQFSADFVPDFIMLNKGYDRWNLDRFEQVAPTFYVDHLGEDWRSILRSTADVLGKVNRVQDVIGAYEDKALEAKGRLTRYMRGQTVAFLRISASDITLYGNQQGYVGPVIYQDLGLTPHSRVQQWTRHERRISIGLEQLSQLDADHLLITFDTGDSAEPGVERELLDRDEWNRLPAVRNGNVYEVDFLSWMNYGVISHGKKIEDVLRFMA; from the coding sequence ATGGAATATATAAACCACGGTAAATCTGAGATCGATAAACGTTTGCTACATAAAAAATCGTCTTCACACTCCATATTTGTTGTTACATCTGGAAAGGGTTCGATAGTTTACTCCGATCGGGAATTTCATTTGGAAAAAGGAATGATTATGTTTGTTCCAGCGGGAACACCGATTAAGATAGAAGGCCCTCCTTGGACAGAAAATAATTTGCAATATTATAAGCTTGATCTGGTGGTGGCTGAGGTGAAAGAAGATATTTCAGACCATTCGCCTACGATAATCACGACTGAGCGGCAAGAGTTTCTTAAAGGGATTGAAGCTCAAGAAGCACTTCCTTTTATTCAGCTGAGTTACAGTCCGTGGAGTTCCTGTCTGGAAGCGTTGGAACAAATGCTGCGTCAACAGGTCACTGGCGATTGGCTGAAGCAATGGGAGGTACAGCTTCGTTTCCAAGAGTGGTTCCGTGCCTTGCTTCGCCAGAGTGATCCCGAAACCGATGCACCAGATGACCGTGCCCGTCTTCAAAGTTCAATTCGTTATATTGACGACCACTATGATCTGACGATAACCGTGGACGAGCTCGCGGCAGATATTGGTCTAACCAGAGCCAGCTACACTCGGCAATTCAAAAGGATGACAGGCAAGCTTCCGCTTGATTATGTGAATACGGTTCGGCTGGAGCGCTCGAAGCAACTATTGCAGCTAACGGATGATCGCATCCATGAGATTGCACAGAATGTGGGATTCAGCAGCGAGTATTATTTTGGTCGCCGTTTCAAGCAGTATGCTGGTATTTCCCCCGGTTTATATCGTCGTCATCACCGTCAAGAGGTTCGTGTCTTTGCTCCGTATCTGGAAGACTTTGTGTTGGCCCTGGGCGTAAAGCCTGTGTTGCAATATTCGCATCACTCCTGGGGTAGACAGCATTATTTGGGATTGGATGATGTGCCCGAATTCGATGTAAGCCAGCAGGATGCTCAATTCAGTGCGGATTTTGTACCTGACTTTATCATGCTGAACAAGGGATATGATCGATGGAATCTGGACCGCTTTGAGCAAGTAGCACCTACGTTTTACGTAGATCATCTGGGAGAGGATTGGCGTTCCATTCTTAGATCAACAGCCGATGTGTTGGGAAAGGTGAATCGGGTTCAAGATGTAATTGGTGCGTATGAGGACAAGGCATTGGAAGCTAAAGGACGTTTAACACGTTATATGCGTGGTCAAACGGTGGCGTTTTTGCGTATATCTGCGTCGGATATTACTCTCTATGGGAATCAGCAAGGTTACGTGGGCCCTGTAATTTATCAGGATCTTGGACTAACTCCGCATTCCCGTGTGCAGCAATGGACGAGACATGAGCGCAGGATTTCCATTGGATTGGAGCAGTTAAGCCAACTTGATGCGGATCACTTGTTGATTACTTTTGATACTGGGGATTCTGCTGAACCAGGAGTTGAGCGCGAACTGCTCGATCGGGATGAATGGAACCGTCTGCCTGCGGTGAGGAACGGTAATGTGTATGAAGTGGATTTCCTGTCATGGATGAACTACGGTGTGATCTCTCATGGGAAGAAGATTGAGGATGTATTGCGGTTTATGGCTTGA
- a CDS encoding putative PEP-binding protein codes for MTKRVILLEEGTAEMKGLMGSIGADLAELKHAGWSVPAGFVVTTECCREFCTRLGHLSGEGEEEIVNAIRHLEQQTGKFFGHSENPLLLAVLTDRDQSSDAAIHPLLSVGLNDVTVEGLARHTGNRLYALQCYLHYLKEYGQLIHGIPSKFFTEISSNVKDGDEAELELIITEFKYLIEAKGRSPFPQDVQLQFNEAVRAVYHSQRVQASRSQNEIMRKPTYFSSEPGAPVLIQTMMHGKCGDSSGTGTIYTRNPLTGEKGIIGQYVSTGNTDQTDHGLERLRDDQSELYTRLLEIGSQLERREGEVQEITFVVDSGALYVVYTQPARLSSTALLRSAVDFVHKGLITREEALLRIQPGHITEVLKHYTDSGREESIGNLPTQIQLGTNDEHAASENNSASPSSSDLQLLLEWANEVKELTILSNADRPQDAITARKLGAEGIGLCRTEHMLLSPARLPFVQKMILADSESERRRGLERLLPMQQSDFEQLFEAMDGFPVTIRLLDSPLHELLPDLGVLEKRREWLQSEEPQKQEDPQSELEELERVIRRVSELHEHNPALGQQSCRLSTVFPEIMDMQLEAIFRAAVKGIRQGWWVRPEIMIPQIGHVHELQVMRDLVDHVADQVLGEERRHCHYRVGAMIEAPRTALTATHIARQADFFTFGTDELTEMTFGYSRHEAEKRFLQRDTDSRTVTNNPFHVLDIEGVGQLIEMAVVQGRIRKPHLKTGICGENMADLESITFCHRIGMDYVSCLPEQIPYARIAAAQAAIEGQREVTNTQNADISTIA; via the coding sequence ATGACAAAACGGGTAATTCTGTTGGAAGAAGGTACGGCAGAGATGAAGGGGCTAATGGGCAGTATAGGGGCTGATCTTGCGGAGCTAAAGCATGCAGGTTGGTCTGTCCCGGCCGGATTTGTAGTCACAACGGAATGCTGTCGCGAGTTCTGTACCCGTCTTGGACATCTTTCCGGTGAAGGAGAGGAAGAGATTGTGAACGCGATCCGGCACCTGGAACAGCAAACCGGTAAATTCTTCGGACATTCGGAGAATCCGCTTCTGCTCGCGGTACTTACTGATCGTGATCAATCATCAGATGCTGCCATACATCCATTGTTAAGTGTGGGTCTAAACGATGTCACTGTGGAAGGACTCGCACGTCATACCGGTAATCGGTTGTATGCACTCCAATGTTACCTTCATTACTTAAAGGAATATGGACAGTTGATACATGGAATTCCGTCTAAATTTTTCACAGAAATATCGAGCAACGTCAAGGATGGGGATGAAGCGGAGCTTGAATTAATCATTACCGAATTTAAATATTTAATTGAAGCGAAGGGTCGCAGCCCTTTTCCACAGGATGTCCAACTTCAATTCAATGAAGCTGTACGTGCGGTATATCATTCACAGCGTGTTCAAGCATCCAGATCTCAGAATGAGATCATGCGTAAACCAACTTACTTTTCTTCGGAGCCAGGCGCTCCTGTTCTTATACAGACCATGATGCATGGGAAATGTGGAGACTCAAGCGGGACCGGAACAATATATACGCGTAACCCACTTACAGGAGAGAAGGGAATTATTGGACAGTACGTTTCAACGGGAAACACCGATCAAACGGATCACGGTCTGGAGCGGCTAAGAGATGACCAATCTGAGCTTTATACACGTTTGTTGGAGATAGGCAGCCAGTTGGAGAGACGTGAGGGAGAAGTGCAGGAGATTACCTTTGTAGTTGATTCCGGCGCGTTGTATGTTGTGTACACCCAGCCCGCTCGATTATCTTCTACAGCCTTACTGAGAAGTGCTGTGGATTTTGTCCATAAAGGACTCATTACCAGGGAGGAAGCACTGTTGCGTATTCAACCTGGGCATATCACGGAAGTGCTGAAGCATTATACAGATTCGGGCAGAGAAGAGAGCATTGGAAATCTTCCCACACAGATCCAGCTAGGAACGAATGACGAGCATGCAGCCTCTGAGAATAACTCAGCTTCACCTTCTTCATCCGATCTGCAACTGCTGCTCGAATGGGCTAATGAAGTGAAAGAGTTGACGATACTTTCCAATGCGGATCGACCGCAGGATGCCATAACAGCACGGAAGCTGGGGGCGGAGGGAATTGGGTTGTGCAGGACGGAGCACATGCTGTTGTCACCTGCGCGGCTACCTTTTGTACAGAAAATGATTCTGGCTGATAGTGAATCCGAGCGCAGGAGAGGGTTGGAGCGTCTGTTACCGATGCAACAGTCTGATTTTGAACAGCTGTTCGAAGCGATGGATGGATTCCCGGTAACTATACGTTTGCTCGATTCGCCGCTGCATGAATTGCTACCGGATCTGGGCGTGTTGGAGAAACGACGTGAATGGTTACAATCCGAGGAGCCGCAGAAGCAAGAAGACCCCCAGAGTGAACTGGAGGAACTGGAGCGCGTCATTCGCAGAGTCAGTGAATTGCACGAACACAATCCGGCACTTGGGCAACAGTCTTGTCGTCTGAGTACCGTGTTCCCTGAAATTATGGATATGCAACTTGAAGCAATATTCCGTGCAGCAGTGAAAGGCATCCGTCAAGGCTGGTGGGTACGCCCCGAGATTATGATCCCGCAGATCGGTCATGTGCATGAACTTCAGGTGATGAGAGATCTGGTGGATCATGTGGCTGACCAAGTGCTAGGTGAGGAGAGACGGCATTGTCACTATAGAGTTGGGGCGATGATCGAAGCTCCGAGAACGGCGCTGACGGCGACTCACATCGCTCGACAGGCAGACTTTTTCACATTTGGCACGGATGAGCTCACAGAGATGACGTTTGGATATAGTCGCCATGAAGCCGAGAAGCGATTCCTTCAACGTGATACGGATTCTCGTACAGTAACGAATAACCCATTTCATGTGCTCGATATTGAAGGAGTCGGGCAACTGATAGAGATGGCGGTAGTCCAAGGGCGAATTCGAAAACCTCATCTGAAAACAGGGATCTGCGGAGAAAATATGGCGGATCTGGAATCGATTACGTTCTGCCACCGTATTGGAATGGATTACGTAAGCTGTCTGCCTGAACAGATCCCTTATGCACGAATTGCAGCTGCACAAGCAGCCATTGAGGGACAGAGAGAGGTTACGAACACACAGAATGCAGATATATCCACCATTGCGTAA
- a CDS encoding LTA synthase family protein, whose protein sequence is MYNSNNERTSSRTLFAVLFILMLLKLSLLRYFFFQGLSGIGLVTDALGALTLVCILDLIVPKGWKRTVYGGFNILFSLLLFAATLYNVHFSSVPTYTVLSELGQVAQVRGSIGPLVRPEHFLFFADIVLALPIWLIVRRRAGGRNRSSYRDSGLTFGRVRRRYWGKLGVALTAAFCIVLSGSFIVKGETIDNELVRAENLGFLNYQVSSAIMTSKENEAIANGNINETIAKINDLVSKYPYQDKPSDGSAVKAKYFGQAKGSNLIVLQLESFQNFPINASLDGQELTPVLNDLAKESYYFSHFFQQIGQGNTSDAEFMSNTSIYPTGVVPMSAGYSDRELPSLPKLLGKEGYESETYHVNDVTFWNRNKMYPALGFTRYFDKPSFENDKFNDFGPSDEELYRVGVEKMTAHQAANQPFYAQFITASSHSPFTVPADRARITIPATITNKLLHDYLQSINYTDYAIGQLINELKANGLWDNTTLVLYGDHFGLPADEEITQQIQANLGVPYDGKVSRFNIPLMIHTPKQSKGQVIEQPGGQLDMLPTIMNLMGVSLQDEKFTAFGHDLLNMDHNAFGIRYYLPTGSFVNNDIMFIPGAGFDDGTAYSLKTYEPVTDLEPYRADYEHVLSLMKLSDEYVKLLPKRAP, encoded by the coding sequence ATGTATAATTCCAATAATGAACGAACTTCATCACGGACTTTATTCGCCGTGTTATTCATTCTTATGTTGTTGAAGCTGTCACTGTTGAGGTATTTCTTTTTCCAGGGTCTGTCTGGCATTGGTCTGGTGACTGACGCATTAGGTGCATTAACGTTGGTATGCATACTGGATCTGATTGTGCCCAAAGGCTGGAAGCGGACCGTTTATGGGGGATTCAATATTTTGTTTTCTCTGCTTCTGTTCGCGGCAACGCTGTATAACGTTCATTTCAGTTCGGTACCCACATATACCGTGCTAAGTGAGTTAGGTCAGGTTGCGCAAGTACGGGGCAGTATCGGACCTCTGGTACGACCGGAGCACTTTCTGTTTTTTGCAGACATCGTATTGGCACTGCCAATATGGTTGATTGTGCGCAGACGTGCAGGTGGGCGTAACCGCAGCAGTTACCGCGATAGCGGTCTGACGTTCGGCAGAGTTCGCAGACGTTACTGGGGAAAACTCGGTGTTGCGCTTACCGCTGCATTCTGCATCGTGTTGTCTGGCAGTTTTATTGTCAAAGGTGAAACGATTGATAACGAACTGGTTCGCGCCGAGAATCTCGGTTTTCTGAACTACCAGGTCTCATCTGCTATTATGACAAGCAAAGAGAATGAGGCCATTGCGAATGGCAACATTAACGAAACGATTGCCAAGATCAATGACCTGGTTAGCAAGTATCCGTATCAGGATAAACCGAGTGACGGCTCAGCCGTGAAGGCCAAATATTTTGGTCAGGCCAAAGGCAGTAATCTGATTGTACTGCAACTGGAGTCCTTTCAGAATTTTCCGATTAATGCCTCATTGGACGGTCAGGAATTAACGCCGGTATTGAATGATCTGGCAAAAGAAAGCTATTATTTCTCTCATTTTTTCCAACAGATTGGACAGGGAAACACATCAGACGCTGAGTTTATGTCGAACACGTCCATCTATCCAACCGGCGTTGTCCCCATGTCGGCAGGGTATAGTGACCGCGAATTGCCAAGTCTTCCAAAATTACTTGGCAAAGAGGGATATGAGTCCGAGACGTACCACGTCAATGACGTTACCTTCTGGAACCGGAACAAGATGTATCCGGCCCTCGGATTCACTCGTTACTTCGACAAGCCGAGCTTTGAGAATGACAAGTTTAATGATTTTGGACCATCAGATGAAGAGTTGTACCGTGTAGGTGTGGAAAAAATGACTGCGCATCAGGCTGCAAATCAGCCGTTCTATGCTCAGTTCATCACGGCATCAAGCCACTCGCCGTTTACGGTTCCTGCCGATCGTGCACGAATTACGATTCCCGCGACGATCACAAACAAACTGCTTCACGATTATCTGCAGTCGATCAACTATACGGACTATGCCATTGGTCAACTCATTAATGAGTTGAAGGCCAACGGATTATGGGATAACACAACCCTAGTGCTCTACGGAGACCACTTCGGTCTGCCTGCTGACGAAGAGATTACACAACAGATTCAGGCTAATCTCGGTGTCCCTTATGACGGTAAAGTAAGTCGATTCAACATTCCGTTAATGATTCACACACCGAAACAGAGCAAAGGGCAAGTCATTGAGCAGCCAGGCGGTCAGCTGGATATGTTGCCAACAATCATGAATCTGATGGGCGTTTCGCTCCAGGACGAGAAGTTCACTGCCTTCGGACATGATCTGCTCAACATGGATCATAATGCCTTCGGTATCCGGTATTACTTGCCGACGGGGTCATTTGTCAACAATGACATCATGTTTATTCCGGGTGCAGGGTTTGATGATGGAACAGCCTACTCACTCAAAACGTATGAGCCGGTAACGGATTTGGAACCCTATCGTGCCGACTATGAACATGTGCTCAGCCTGATGAAACTGTCTGACGAGTATGTGAAGTTGTTACCGAAACGTGCGCCATAA
- a CDS encoding LLM class flavin-dependent oxidoreductase translates to MKLSVLEHGHINEGRSVQDTLQETVKLAQHADQLGYSRFWMSEHHGSGALSFSSPEVMIAHVAAHTDHIRVGSGGVMLPHYSAYKVAENFRLLEALHPGRIDLGIGRAPGGMPIASRALNEGKSSNVQFFPQQIADLGGYFHEQLPEDHRFASLVAGPSVPTVPEVWLLGSSSEGARIAAAQGTSYAFAQFFGTPGGEEAMKHYRRHFKPSILNDKPHSMIAVSAFCAETEEEAAELARSNELFFLRLGRGLEQSSFPSLETVNNYPFTAMEMEQIRQRRSFSIVGTPDQVRDKITAMAERHEADEVIIASAIHSFEARLRSFGLIAEAFGLKQD, encoded by the coding sequence ATGAAACTGAGTGTACTCGAACATGGACATATCAATGAAGGCCGTAGTGTGCAGGATACGCTGCAGGAAACGGTGAAACTCGCGCAACATGCGGATCAATTGGGATACTCCCGCTTCTGGATGTCGGAGCATCACGGTAGTGGTGCACTGTCTTTTTCCAGTCCTGAAGTGATGATTGCACATGTGGCTGCACATACGGATCACATTCGGGTAGGTTCCGGTGGAGTCATGTTACCTCATTATAGTGCCTATAAGGTTGCGGAGAATTTCCGTCTGCTGGAAGCGTTGCATCCGGGGCGGATTGACCTTGGAATTGGCAGAGCACCAGGCGGAATGCCGATTGCCAGCAGAGCGCTGAACGAAGGCAAATCATCGAATGTACAATTCTTCCCACAGCAGATTGCGGATCTAGGCGGATACTTCCACGAGCAATTGCCTGAGGATCATCGGTTTGCGTCTCTGGTAGCCGGACCATCGGTTCCAACGGTACCCGAAGTGTGGTTGCTAGGTTCCAGCTCCGAAGGTGCGAGGATTGCAGCTGCGCAAGGGACGTCGTATGCGTTTGCCCAATTCTTCGGTACACCAGGCGGCGAAGAAGCAATGAAACATTACCGTAGACATTTCAAGCCGTCCATCCTGAATGACAAACCCCATTCCATGATCGCTGTCTCGGCGTTCTGTGCAGAGACAGAGGAAGAAGCGGCTGAACTGGCGCGCAGCAATGAACTATTCTTCCTGCGACTCGGACGGGGACTTGAACAGAGTTCCTTCCCATCCCTGGAGACGGTGAACAACTATCCATTCACAGCGATGGAGATGGAACAGATCCGTCAACGTCGTTCTTTTTCCATCGTGGGTACACCGGATCAGGTGAGAGACAAAATTACCGCTATGGCTGAACGTCATGAAGCGGATGAAGTCATTATCGCGTCAGCGATCCATTCGTTCGAAGCACGTCTACGCTCATTCGGCTTGATTGCAGAAGCCTTTGGACTCAAGCAGGACTAA
- a CDS encoding metallophosphoesterase family protein, translated as MRRCVISDIHGCYDEMNALLKLADYNPLQDELILLGDYVDRGPNSRQVIEQIMQLQQRHNIIVIKGNHDAMMVKALTQDVEQYDQHWIRNGGLNTMASYLDLELTYDEQQIDWEAYAEAKQWIRTHYEHHLQFLDQLPLVYEIPGYIFVHAGINPDIEDWRNQSERDFIWIREPFYSRPTAIRETVVFGHTPVKHLHDESGIWFDPSGDKIGIDGGCAYGAQLNMLEINEDGSLQTFFVRQGQSVEESEI; from the coding sequence ATGCGCAGATGTGTCATTAGTGATATTCATGGCTGTTACGATGAAATGAATGCATTGCTTAAGCTTGCAGATTATAATCCTTTGCAAGATGAGTTGATTTTGCTGGGTGATTATGTGGATCGCGGTCCAAACAGCAGGCAGGTCATCGAACAGATTATGCAGCTTCAGCAACGGCACAATATTATAGTGATTAAAGGCAATCACGATGCCATGATGGTCAAGGCGCTGACTCAGGATGTTGAGCAATATGATCAGCATTGGATTCGTAATGGTGGATTAAACACGATGGCAAGTTATCTGGATCTGGAGCTTACATATGATGAGCAACAGATCGATTGGGAAGCTTATGCTGAAGCCAAACAGTGGATACGTACACATTATGAACATCATCTTCAGTTTCTGGATCAGCTTCCGCTGGTGTACGAGATACCGGGTTATATTTTTGTGCATGCCGGGATCAACCCGGATATCGAAGATTGGAGAAACCAGTCCGAGCGGGACTTCATTTGGATTCGGGAACCATTCTATTCCAGACCAACGGCGATTAGAGAGACGGTCGTATTTGGACACACACCCGTGAAGCATTTGCATGATGAGTCAGGCATTTGGTTTGACCCGAGCGGAGACAAAATTGGCATTGATGGTGGTTGTGCCTATGGAGCACAATTGAACATGCTGGAGATTAACGAGGATGGCAGTCTACAGACCTTTTTTGTACGGCAAGGGCAGAGCGTGGAAGAGTCCGAGATTTAA
- a CDS encoding (2Fe-2S) ferredoxin domain-containing protein yields the protein MAIYNLDQLQHHILLCNGGTCMRNDGEEVTQAVRDEIVKQQAGGFIHTTRTKCNGQCDNACVSIVYPQGDWYGQMTPDSGRALVQALCEGEKLEKHLIANVAKTSVK from the coding sequence TTGGCTATCTATAATCTGGATCAACTGCAACATCACATTTTACTCTGTAATGGTGGAACATGCATGCGTAACGATGGGGAAGAAGTAACTCAGGCGGTACGGGACGAGATTGTTAAACAGCAGGCGGGAGGATTCATCCATACGACTCGTACCAAATGTAATGGTCAGTGTGACAACGCATGCGTGTCGATTGTGTATCCACAGGGTGACTGGTATGGCCAGATGACACCGGATTCAGGCAGAGCACTCGTACAGGCCTTGTGCGAAGGCGAGAAACTGGAGAAACACTTGATTGCGAATGTGGCCAAGACCTCTGTGAAATAG
- a CDS encoding manganese-dependent inorganic pyrophosphatase, whose translation MEKALIFGHKNPDTDTICSAIAYADLKTKLGQDVEAVRLGEVNGETQFALDHFKIEAPRLIKTASNEVNKVILVDHNERQQSVSDIEEVTVVEVIDHHRIANFETSGPLYFRAEPVGCTATILNKMYKENGIEVSAPIAGLMLSAIISDSLLFKSPTCTEQDVAAARELAAIAGVDADSYGLDMLKAGADLSQKTIAELISLDAKEFVMGQAKVEIAQVNAVDVNDVLVKQPELEAAIEAIISSKGLDLFVFVVTDILNNDSVALAYGASTKAVEKAYNVTLSDSKALLKGVVSRKSQIVPVLTEAFNTL comes from the coding sequence ATGGAAAAAGCGTTAATCTTCGGTCACAAAAATCCCGACACGGATACGATCTGTTCGGCAATCGCCTATGCGGATCTCAAAACAAAATTGGGTCAGGACGTTGAAGCTGTTCGTCTCGGCGAAGTCAATGGTGAAACCCAGTTTGCACTGGATCATTTCAAAATTGAGGCACCGCGCCTGATTAAAACAGCTTCAAATGAAGTAAACAAGGTTATTCTGGTTGACCACAACGAGCGTCAGCAAAGCGTAAGCGATATTGAGGAAGTGACTGTCGTGGAAGTTATCGACCACCACCGTATTGCTAACTTTGAGACAAGCGGACCTCTGTATTTCCGTGCAGAGCCTGTAGGTTGTACTGCAACCATTTTGAATAAAATGTACAAAGAAAACGGCATCGAAGTGAGTGCGCCGATTGCTGGTCTGATGCTGTCTGCAATCATTTCTGATTCCTTGTTGTTCAAATCCCCGACTTGCACAGAGCAGGATGTAGCCGCTGCGCGTGAACTGGCTGCCATTGCTGGCGTAGATGCAGACAGCTATGGTCTGGACATGCTGAAAGCCGGCGCGGATCTGAGCCAAAAAACAATTGCTGAGCTGATTTCCCTGGATGCCAAAGAATTCGTAATGGGTCAAGCCAAAGTGGAAATTGCACAGGTTAACGCTGTAGATGTGAACGATGTTCTCGTGAAGCAACCTGAGCTAGAAGCAGCCATTGAAGCGATCATTTCCAGCAAAGGTCTCGACCTGTTCGTATTTGTCGTAACAGACATTCTGAACAACGATTCTGTGGCTCTGGCATATGGCGCATCCACCAAAGCTGTGGAGAAAGCCTACAATGTGACACTGTCTGATAGCAAAGCGCTCTTGAAAGGCGTAGTATCACGCAAATCACAGATTGTACCGGTTCTGACGGAAGCATTCAACACGTTATAA